The Mycolicibacterium monacense genome contains the following window.
CACCCGGTGGCGTGGGGTGAAGCTCAGTACCGGGTCCGCGCTGCCGGCGATGAACAGCGTCGGAACCGTGATGGTGGCGGCGGGTGTGGTGGCGGTCAGCTCCCAGTTCCGGTCGAAGTTGCGGTACCAGTTCAGCCCGCCGGTGAAGCCGGTGCGGGTGAACACGTCGGCGTACTGGTCGAACTCCTCCTGGCTCATCCACTCCGGCAGCGGCGGCAGCGGATTGTCGGCCAGGTCGGGCGCCGGGGCGCTGAAGCCCTCGAGCGCCAGCATGCGCTGCAGGGACTGCCGGGGGTCGCGGCCGAGGTCGGCGTCGGCCACCCCGGGCTCCTGGAAGTAGAGGATGTAGAAGAAGTGGTCGCCGAAGGTCTTGCGCCAGATCTGCGTCGGCGGGTCCGAGGCACGAGGAACCGGCGGCACGCTCAGGTTGACCATCCCCGCCACCCGGTCGGGGTACAGCAGCGCGAAGTTGGTGACGACCGGGGAGCCCCAGTCGTGTCCGACCACCACCGCGCGCTGTGCGCCGACGTCGTCGAGCAGACCGGCGAGGTCCCCGGTCAGCGCGACGATGTCGTAGTCGGTGACGGCCTCGGGTCGGCTGGACTCGCCGTAACCGCGCTGATCCGGGGCGATGACGTGGTAACCGGCCTCGGCCAGCACCGGGATCTGATGCCGCCACGAGTAGGCCAGTTCCGGGAAGCCGTGGGCGAGCACGACGACGGGCGCTCCGCGCTCACCGGCCTCCACGACGCGCAGGCGTACACCGTTGGTGCCGACTAACCGTTCGGTCGGGGTGATCACGGTCTCACCCAAGCACACGGGTCCCCGCTGCGGAAGTCGTTTGGAGACGGCCGTGTCCAGTTTTGTGGCGGCCGGTTCGCCGGGCACGACGGCCACGCCGGTAGGCGGTACGGGAGGACGGCGCTCAACGTCGGGAACAACCGCACGTTGGTCTAGCGGTAGCCTGAACTAATCCCAGCTGCACGTATCGGAAGGACGTGGCCCGGCGCACCGTCGCGGGCCTAGGAGAAGATGAACCGGAAAAATGTGATCCGCACGCTGATCGTGATCGCGGTCGTGTTGTTGCTGGGCTGGTCGTTCTTTTATTTCAGTGACGACACCCGTGGATTCAAGCCCGTCGACACCTCGGTGGCGATCTCGCAGATCAACAGCGACAACGTCAAGAGCGCCCAGATCGACGATCGTGAACAGCAGCTGCGGCTCGAACTGAAGAGCGGCAACGGCGAGACCGAGGACAGCGACAAGATCCTCACGAAGTACCCGACCGGGTACGCGGTCACGCTGTTCGAATCGCTGCAGGACAAGAACGTCAAGATCAACACGGTCGTCAACCAGGGCAGCGTGCTGGGGTCACTCCTCATCTACATGCTCCCGCTGCTGCTGCTGGTCGCGCTGTTCGTCTTCTTCTCCCGCATGCAGACCGGCGGCCGGATGGGCTTCGGCTTCGGCAAGTCCAAGGCCAAGCAACTCTCCAAGGACATGCCCAAGACCACCTTCGCCGACGTCGCGGGTGCGGACGAGGCGGTCGAAGAGCTCTACGAGATCAAGGACTTCCTGCAGAACCCGTCGCGCTACCAGGCGCTGGGCGCGAAGATCCCCAAGGGCGTGTTGCTCTACGGTCCGCCCGGAACCGGTAAGACGCTGCTCGCGCGTGCGGTCGCCGGTGAAGCGGGTGTCCCGTTCTTCACGATCTCCGGTTCGGACTTCGTCGAGATGTTCGTCGGCGTCGGGGCCTCTCGAGTGCGCGACATGTTCGAACAGGCCAAGCAGAACAGCCCCTCCATCATCTTCGTCGACGAGATCGACGCGGTCGGCCGCCAGCGCGGCGCCGGCATGGGCGGCGGCCACGACGAACGCGAGCAGACGCTGAACCAGCTGCTCGTCGAGATGGACGGATTCGGCGACCGCCAGGGCGTCATCCTCATCGCGGCCACCAACCGGCCCGACATCCTCGACCCGGCGCTGCTGCGCCCGGGCCGCTTCGACCGGCAGATCCCGGTCACCAGCCCCGACCTCGCCGGCCGCCGCGCCGTGCTCAAGGTGCACTCGCAGGGCAAGCCGATGGCCGGTGACGCCGACCTCGACGGGCTGGCCAAGCGCACCGTCGGCATGTCCGGCGCCGACCTGGCCAACGTCATCAACGAGGCCGCGCTGCTCACTGCCCGCGAGAACGGCACTGTCATCACGGGTCTCGCGCTCGAGGAGGCCGTCGACCGGGTGGTCGGCGGACCCCGCCGCAAGAGCCGCATCATCAGCGAGCACGAGAAGAAGATCACCGCCTACCACGAGGGTGGCCACACGCTGGCCGCCTGGGCGATGCCCGACATCGAGCCCATCTACAAGGTGACGATCCTGGCCCGCGGCCGCACCGGCGGCCACGCGGTCGCCGTCCCCGAGGACGACAAGGGTCTGATGACCCGCTCGGAGATGATCTCCCGGCTGGTGTTCGCCATGGGTGGCCGCGCCGCCGAGGAGCTCGTGTTCCGCGAACCGACCACCGGCGCGGTGTCCGACATCCAGCAGGCCACCAAGATCGCGCGGGCGATGGTCACCGAGTACGGCATGAGCAGCAAGCTCGGGGCGGTGCGGTACGGCACCGAACACGGCGACCCGTTCCTCGGCCGCACGATGGGCACCTCGTCGGACTACAGCCACGAGGTCGCGCAGATCATCGACGACGAGGTGCGCAAGCTCATCGAGGCCGCTCACACCGAGGCGTGGGAGATCCTCACCGAGTACCGCGACATCCTCGACACCCTCGCCGGTGAGCTCCTAGAGAAGGAGACCCTGCACCGCGTCGAACTCGAGGCGATCTTCGGCGACGTCAAGAAGCGCCCGCGCCTGACGATGTTCGACGACTTCGGTGGCCGCGTGCCGTCGGACAAGCCGCCCATCAAGACGCCGGGCGAACTGGCGATCGAGCGCGGCGAGGAGTGGCCGCAGCCCAAGCCCGAACCCGCGTTCAAGGCGGCGATCGCGGCGGCCAGCAAGGCCGCCGAGGAAGCCGCCGCCCGCAGCAACGGCGCGAACGGATCCAGCGGTGCCAACGGCTCCCCGAACGGGGCGCCCAACGGTGCGACGCAGCCCGACTACGGTGCGCCCGCCGGCTGGCATGCGCCGGGCTGGCCGCCGCAGCAGCAGCCGTCGGGCCAGCAGGGCGGCTACTGGTATCCGCCGCCCTCGCCGAACCCGGGCTGGGGCGAGCCGCCGCGGCAGCAGCAGCCCTACCCGCCGTACCAGCAGCACTACCCGCAGCCCGGTCACGGGCCGCAGGGGGGTGCCAATCCGCCACGCGACCCGCAGCAGGAGCGGGGCCGCGACGGCGACCGTCCCGGTGACCGTCCGAACCCGCCTGCGCAGCACTGACAACTTCACAAGGGAGGCCTCGATGACGCGGTCGTACGATTCGGCCTTGGTCAAGATCGCCGATTTCGACCAGCCGCGTGCGGAGGCGGCGGTGCGTGAACTGCTGATCGCGATCGGGGAGGATCCGGACCGGCACGGGCTGGTGGACACCCCGGCCCGGGTGGCGCGGGCCTACCGGGAGATGTTCGCGGGGCTCTACACCGATCCCGACGACGTCCTCAACACGACGTTCGACGAGCAGCACGACGAGATGGTGCTGGTCAAGGACATCCCGATGTACTCCACGTGCGAACACCACCTCGTGGCGTTCCACGGGGTGGCGCACGTGGGGTACATCCCGGGCGTCGACGGCCGGGTGACGGGGTTGTCGAAGCTCGCGCGGGTGGTCGACCTGTACGCGAAGCGCCCGCAGGTGCAGGAGCGGCTGACCGCCCAGGTCGCCGACGCGCTGATGCGCAAACTCGACCCGCGCGGGGTGATCGTGGTGATGGAAGCCGAGCACCTCTGCATGGCCATGCGCGGGATCCGCAAACCCGGCGCCACCACCACCACCTCCGCGGTCCGCGGTCAGTTCAAGACCGACAAAGCTTCGCGGGCCGAGGCGCTGGATCTGATCTTGCGCAAGTGAGCGCCACCGCGGTCCAGGTGATGGGGGTCGTCAACGTCACCGACGACTCCTTCTCCGACGGGGGCCAGTTCCTCGACCCGGGTCACGCCGTCGCACACGGTATGGCGCTGGCGGCCGAGGGGGCGGCGATCATCGACGTCGGTGGTGAGTCCACCCGGCCCGGCGCCACCCGGGTCGATCCCGAGGTCGAAGCGGCCCGCATCATCCCGGTGGTCGAGGCGCTCGCCGCGGCCGGCATCACGGTCAGCATCGACACGATGCGCGCCCGGGTGGCGAGCGCCGCCCTGGAACACGGCGCCGCGATCGTCAACGACGTATCCGGCGGCAGGGCCGACCCCGACATGGCGCGGGTGGTCGCCGACGCCCGGGTGCCGTGGATCCTCATGCACTGGCGGTCGGTCGCCGCCGAACGCCCGCACCAGGTGCCCGTATACGACGACGTGGTCGGCGAGGTGCGTACGGAACTGCTGGCCAGTGTGGACGCCGCGGTCGCCGCGGGCGTGGACCCGATGAACCTGATCATCGACCCGGGCCTCGGATTCGCCAAGACCGGACAACACAATTGGGCACTGCTGCACGCACTGCCCGAGCTGGTGGCGACGGAGATCCCGGTGCTGGTGGGAGCGTCACGCAAACGTTTCCTCGGTGCGCTGCTCGCCGACGCCTACGGTGCGGTGCGTCCCCCCGACGGCCGGGAGACGGCCACCGCGGTGATCTCCGCGCTGGCCGCGCTGCACGGTGCGTGGGGTGTGCGCGTGCACGACGTGCGCGCCTCGGTGGATGCCATCAAAGTGGTGGGGGCGTGGGAGCGAGGTGGGGAGTGAGCGACCGGATCGAGTTGCGCGGGCTGACCGTGCGTGGCAACCACGGCGTCTTCGACCATGAGCGCCGCGACGGGCAGGACTTCGTGATCGACCTGACCGTGTGGCTGGATTTGGCGCCTGCGGCGGCCAGCGACGACCTCGCGGACACCGTGGACTACGGCGGTCTGGCGCAGCGGGCGGCCGGCATCGTGGCGGGTCCGCCGCGCGATCTCATCGAGACCGTCGCGGCGGAGATCGCCGACGATGTGATGAAGGATCAACGCATCGAGGCCGTCGAGGTGGTCGTGCACAAACCGGAGGCGCCGATCCCGCTGACCTTCGCGGACGTCGCCGTGGTTGCGCGCAGGACGCGCGAGGAGCACCGATGACAAAAGTCGTGTTGTCCATCGGGTCGAATGTGGGTGACCGTCTGGCACGCCTGCAGTCCGTCGTCGACGGTCTCGGGGAGGCCGTGCGCGCGGTGTCGCCGGTGTACGAGACCGCGGCGTGGGGCGGTGTCGAACAGGGCGCCTTCCTCAACGCGGTGCTGATCGCCGACGACCCCGACCTCGACTGCCACGGCTGGCTGCGCCGCGGTCAGCAGTTGGAGCAGGAGGCCGACCGGGTCCGCGGACAGCGGTGGGGGCCCCGCACCCTCGACGTCGACATCGTCACCTGCCACGACGGGGACACCGAAGTGCGTTCCGCGACTGCGGAGCTCACGCTGCCGCATCCGTACGCACATCTGCGGGCGTTCGTCCTGATGCCGTGGCTGGCGGCCGAACCGGAGGCGACGCTGACGGTGGCGGACACGACGCGGCCGGTCTCGCTGTGGCTGGAGGAACTCGACCCCGCCGAGCGCGCGGGTGTGCGGCGCACCGACCTGGCCCTGCGCACGGAGATCGCGGCCGACTGATGGGGCCCACCCGGAAACGCGACCTGGCGGCCGCGGTGCTCATCGCAGGCATCGTCGGATATCTCGCCGCGCTGCTGGCCTACCCGCGGTACTTCCCGCCGATCAGCCTGTGGACCGGACTCTCGCTGCTCGGCGTCGCCGTCGCGATCGCGGCGTGGGGTGTCAACGTGCGCAACAAGATCCGCGACGGCGAGATCGGCGACGGTCCCGGCCGGCTGCATCCGCTCGCGGTGGCCCGCTCGGTCGTCATCGCGAAGGCGTCGGCATGGGTGGGCGCCCCGGTCCTGGGCTGGTGGGCGGGGGTCCTGGTGCAGGTCCTGCCGCAGCGCGGCGCATTGCGGGCGGCCGGTGAGGACGTCCCGGGTGTGGTGATCGCGGCGGCCAGCGCACTGGCGCTGACGATCGCCGGTCTGTGGCTGCAGAATTGCTGCAAGTCCCCGCCCGAACCGCCCGAGGATCCCGACCCGTCGTCGGACTGAACGCCTCCGCGACGCGGGTGGTGGAATCGCCGCGCGGGTCGACACGCTCGATGACCTGTGGCGGGTACAGTCGGCCCATGACTGTCCTGCCCCGCGGTCCGCGCGCTCGGCGCGGCAATCGCAGGCCGGGCTGGATGCTGCTGACAGTGTTGCTGGTCCTGGCGATCGTGGCAAGTTCTGCGCTGGTGTTCACCAACCGGGTGGAATTGCTCAAACTCGCTGTCATCCTGGCGTTGTGGGCGGCGGTGGCCGCGGCGTTCGTCTCGGTCATCTATCGGCGGCAAAGCGATCACGACCAGGCCAAGGCGCGCGATCTCAAACTCGTCTACGACCTCCAACTCGACCGCGAGATCTCGGCGCGCCGCGAATACGAGTTGACGGTGGAGACGCAGCTGCGCCGCGAGCTGGCGAACGAACTGCAGGCCCAGGCCGCCGACGAGGTGGCCGCGCTGCGCGCAGAGCTCGCAGCGCTGCGGACCAACCTGGAGATCCTCTTCGACGCCGACCTGGCCCACCGGCCGGCGCTCGAACACGACCGCACCACCGTGCGCGCCTACAGCGACTGGGCACCGGACAACGAGACCACCGGCCGGGTGAGCAGCAGCAGGCTCGACGAGATGTTGCGCGACGCCGAGGTCGACGAGAGCGAGTCGCGCACCGAGGAAAGCCCGATCATCGACGTGCCCGCCGAACCGCAGCCGCCCGAACCGGATCTCGTGCCGCCGCCGGGATTCGGTGGCGCGCACCGCAGGCCCTCGGAAGCCGAACCGCACACCGAGGAGCCGCCACGTCGTCGGCGGCGCCGCGCCGAGGAGGCGCCCCCGGTGGCCGAGGCACCGGCCTGGGCCGCCCCGACTCCCGAGCCGCCCCCCGAGCCAACCCCAGAGCCCGAGCCCGAGACCGAGACCGAGCCGGAGCCGCTCTCGGAGCCCGAGTCCGACGCCGACCTGGACACCGATCCGGGCATCTCCCGGCTTTCGGAGGCGCCGACCTCATGGGATCGGCCCACTCCGACACCCGAGCCCGAACCCGAGCCGGTCGGCGGTTGGCAGCCGGTGCCCGCCGAAGGGCAGTGGATCCCCGCGGGCGCCCCGGGCAGTCACTGGACGGCCCCGGTGGCCGAGGAGCCGCCGTCGGAGTACGTCGGACGACGACGCGCACAGGAACCCCGACCTGCGCCCGAACCGCGCCACGGCAAGCACTCCGCGCCGGGTGACGGCAACGAGGACGAGCCGCCCGCGCCCATCCAGGGGCCGCAGGAGACCGCCGAGGAGGCCCACGCCCGTCGGCGCCGCAGCCTCGAGGACACCGGCGGGCAGTCCGTCGCCGAACTGCTCGCGCGGCTGCAGGCCAACCCCACCGGCGGCGGTCGTCGGCGCCGCGAGCCGTGAGCTAATCTGCTAGCGACCGTCCGGTACCCGACCTGTAGGACCGGAACGTAACGAGAACTCGAGACTTGCGAGGTCGTCTGCAATGGAGCAGCCCCCAGCACCGTCGTGGGGTCCGCCGGGCGACCTCCGCCCGGCCCGGCTGTCGGTCGGCATCATCTCCGCCGGTCGGGTGGGCACCGCGCTGGGCGTCGCACTCGAGCGTGCCGGCCACGTCGTGGTCGCGTGCGGTGCCATCTCGCAGGCGTCGCGCCGGCGAGCCCAGCGGCGACTGCCCGACAGCGCCGTCATGCCGATCCACGACGTCGCGGATCGTGCGGAGCTGTTGGTGCTGGCCGTCCCGGACGCCGAACTCTCCGCAGTGGTCTCCGGTCTGGCGGCCACCGGCACGGTCCGGCCGGGCGCCATCGTCGCCCACACCTCCGGCGCCAACGGGGTCGGCATCCTCGCACCGCTGAGCGAACGCGGGTGCATACCCCTGGCCATCCACCCGGCCATGACCTTCACCGGCGCCGACGAGGACATCGCCCGGCTGTCCGACGCGTGCTTCGGCATCACCGCCGCCGACGACGTCGGATACGCGATCGCGCAGTCGCTGGTGCTGGAGATCGGCGGCGAGCCGTTCCGGGTCCGGGAAGACGCCCGCCCGCTGTACCACGCGGCGCTGGCGCATGCCGGCAATCACGTCACCACCGTGATCCTCGACGCGGTCGAGGCGCTGCGGTCCGCGTTGTGGGGGCAGGAACTGTTGGGTCAGGAACTCGTGGGGGATGCGCCGGGTGGGATCGCGGAGCGGGTGATCGCCCCGCTGGCCAGGGCGTCGCTCGAGAACGCGCTGCAGCGCGGCCAGGCCGCGCTGACGGGTCCGGTTGCGCGCGGTGACGCGCCCGCGATCAGTGCGCATCTGCGCGCGCTCGCCGAGGTGAATCCCGAACTGGCAGAGGCGTACCGGACGAACTCGCTGCGTACCGCCCAGCGGGCGCACGCATCCGAGGACGTCTTCGCGGCCCTGGCGGCGCAGTCATGACCGCCCGCAGGCCAACCCGATTCGCCAAAGGCGAACTCAACGTCTACCGCGCGCCGCGCGATGTCACCGACGTCACGCGCGCGCTGCGCTCCACCGGCAGGCGTGTCGTGCTCGTCCCGACGATGGGCGCGTTGCACGAAGGCCATCTGACGCTGATCCGTGCCGCCAAACGGGTGCAGGGCGCCGTTGTCGTCGTGTCGATCTTCGTCAACCCGTTGCAGTTCGGTGCGGGGGAGGATCTCGACGCGTATCCACGCACACTCGACGACGACCTCGCCGCGCTGCGTGCCGAAGGTGTCGAGATCGCGTTCACGCCCACGGTCGGCGATATGTACCCCTACGGCACGCGGACCTCGGTGCATCCCGGTCCGCTCGGTGATGATCTCGAAGGTGCTTCGCGCCCAGGCCATTTCGCGGGTGTGCTCACCGTGGTGTGCAAGCTGCTGCACATCGTGCGGCCCGACCGGGCGTTCTTCGGTGAGAAGGACTACCAGCAGTTGGTGCTGATCCGGCAGATGGTCACCGATCTCAACATCGACACCCGGATCGTCGGCGTGCCGACGGTCCGTGAGGCCGACGGGCTCGCGCTGTCGTCGCGCAACCGCTACCTCGACGAGGTCGAACGCGAACAGGCCGGCGCGCTGTCGGCCGCCCTGCTGGCCGGGATGTACGCCGCGTCCAACGGTGCGGCCGCCACGCTGGACGCCGCACGCGCCGTTCTCGACGAGGTCCCCGCCATCGAGGTCGACTACCTGCAGGTCCGCGACCCCATGCTGGGTCCGGTGCCGCACGAGGGGGCGGCCCGCCTACTGGTGGCGGCGCGACTCGGCCAGACCAGGCTGCTCGACAACATCGCCGTCGACATCGGCGCATCGGACGGTATCGACGGCCACCCCCGGGTCGGTTCGCCCGACCATCAACTGCCCTGGAGGAACTGATGCTTCGCACGATGCTGAAGTCGAAGATCCACCGAGCCACCGTCACGCAGTCCGATCTGCACTACGTCGGCTCGGTCACCATCGACGCCGATCTGATGGACGCCGCCGACCTCATCGAGGGTGAGCAGGTCACGATCGTCGACATCGACAACGGCAACCGCCTGGTGACCTACGCGATCACCGGCGCCCGCGGCAGCGGGGTGATCGGGATCAACGGCGCCGCAGCACATCTCGTGCATCCCGGCGATCTGGTCATCCTGATCGCCTACGGCACCATGGAAGACGCCGAGGCGCGCGCATATCAGCCGCGGGTGGTCTTCGTCGACGCCGACAACCGGCAGGTCCATCTCGGCGCCGACCCGGCGATGGTGCCGGACACCGCCGTCGACCTGATGTCTCCGCGTTGAGCCGACCCGAGAGATGACGAGGTAGCGCAGTGCTGCTCGCCATCGACGTCCGCAACACCCACACCACCGTCGGCCTGATCTCCGGATCCGGCGATCACGCGAAAGTCGTGCAGCAGTGGCGGATCCGGACCGAATCCGAAGCGACCGCCGACGAGCTCGCGCTGACCATCGACGGTCTGATCGGTGAGGACTCCGAGCGTCTCACCGGCGCGGTCGGGCTGTCGACGGTGCCGTCGGTGCTCCACGAGGTCCGCCTGATGCTCGAACAGTATTGGCCGTCGGTTCCGCACGTGATGATCGAACCGGGTGTGCGCACCGGCATCCCGCTGCTCGTCGACAACCCCAAGGAGGTCGGGGCGGACCGGATCGTCAACTGTCTGGCGGCCTATCACCGGTTCGGCACCGCGGCCATCGTGGTCGACTTCGGCTCCTCGATCTGCGTCGACGTCGTTTCGGCCAAGGGGGAGTTCCTCGGCGGGGCGATCGCGCCCGGGGTGCAGGTGTCCTCGGATGCGGCGGCGGCCCGTTCGGCGGCGCTGCGCCGCGTCGAACTGACCCGGCCACGTTCGGTGATCGGGAAGAACACCGTCGAGTGCATGCAGTCGGGTGCTCTGTTCGGTTTCGCCGGCCTGGTGGACGGTCTGGTCAACCGGATCCGCGAAGACGTCGCCGGGTTCTCCGGCACCGACGTCGCGGTGGTCGCCACCGGCCACACGGCCCCGCTGGTGCTTCCGGACGTGCACACGGTCGCGCATTACGACCGCCACCTCACCCTCGACGGGCTGCGCCTGGTGTTCGAACGCAACCGCGACGGCCAGCGCGGCCGCCGCTAGAAGTACGTCCGGATCAGGTCGACGACCCGGTTGCCGTCGTCCAGCACCGGAATCATCGGCCATTTGTCGAACGTCGTACACGGATGCGACACACCGAATTCCAGCCAGTCGCCGACTCGCACACCGGTGTCGTGTGCGCCGAGCCGCAGATAGGCGTGCTGGTCGTTGAGTCGGGTGACCTCGCTGCCGGGCAGGAGTCTCGGCACCGGCAGCCCTTGATCGAACGACACGTCGCGACGTCCCATCCCGACCAGCGCCAACTCCTCCTCCGGACGCGAGATCACCTGTGCCCATACGCTCATTGCCGCTGTGAGACCGCCCGCGCCGGCCCGCTGTAGCGGTGAGGTCCGCGCGTAGAGGCCGTCGTCGTGGGTGAGGTAACAGCCGCTGCGCAGCACGGTGCGCACGGTCAGCCCGGCCGGCCAGCCGCCGGTCAAGACGTCCGTGACCAGGTCGAAGTAGGTGCTGCCGCCTGCGGTCACCAGGACGTCGTCCGTCTCGAACGCGGTGGCCAACCGTTCGACCGCGGCCCGCACGTCGGTGAGGTATCCGGTCACCACGGCCAGCGCCTCCGCGTTCACGTCCTGACCGCACGCCGCCTCGTACCCCGCGACGCCGACCAGGCGCAGCCGCGGCGACGCCGTGACCGCCCGCGCCACCGCATCCACCTCCGCCGTGGTGCGGCAGCCGGTGCGCCCGCCGGCCATCCCGACTTCCACGCACACGTCGAGCGGGCGCACCGCATCCGCCAACGCCGCCGACATGAGCTCGACACCGCGCAGCGAATCCACCCAGCAGACCACCCGGAATTCCGGATCGGCCGCCATCTCGCGCGCCAGCCACACCAGCCCCGCGCGGTCGACGACCTCGTTGGCGAGCAGCACGTCACGAACGCCGAACGCGCGCAGGATCCGGACCTGGCTCACGGTCGCGGCGGTGACGGCGACGGCGCCCGCGTCCAATTGGCGGGCCAGCAGTTGCGGGGCCAGGTGGGTCTTGGCGTGCGGGGCCAACTCCACGCCGCGCCGGCGGCACCAGCGCGCCATCGTCACCAGGTTGTGTGTCAGCGCGGAGGCCCTTAACACGCACACCGGGCCGAGGACGCCGGCCGAGAACAACTCCGGTGAGTCCCCGCAGATCTGCGCGGGAGTGGCACCCCACCATTCGGCCGGCAGCCCTTTGTACCGCCAGTCGAGCGGTTGGTCGGCCAGCGCCGCGACGGCGCCGTGGTCGATGGGGCTGCGCATTCGTTCATTAAAGGCGGATGGACACCGGGAGGCGATCGCGGCGTGCAGGGGGTTCTCGTGAGCAGCGTTAAGCTGGCACCCCGTGACACCGACCGGCGGCGACAACACGCCCGAGAACAACGCGCCCGATAACGACCCTGACATTCCCGAGCAGTTCCGCATTCGTCAGGCCAAGCGGGAACGTCTGCTGGCCGAGGGTCGCGACCCCTACCCGGTGGACGTGGACCGCACGCACACGCTCGCCGAAGTTCGCGCCGCCTTCCCCGACCTGCCGGTCGACTCGCAGACCGGCGAGATCGTCGGCGTCGCCGGGCGCGTCGTATTCGCCCGCAACTCGGGGAAGCTGTGTTTCGCGACCCTGCAGGAGGGCGACGGTACGCAGCTGCAGGCCATGATCAGCCTGGCCGAGGTGGGGCAGGAATCGCTGGACAGCTGGAAAGCCGACGTCGACCTGGGTGACATCGTGTCCGTCCACGGCCAGGTCATCAGTTCCCGTCGCGGTGAGCTCTCTGTGCTCGCCGATTCCTGGCAAATCATCTCCAAGGCGCTGCGGCCGCTTCCGGTCGCGCACAAGGAAATGAGCGAGGAGGCGCGGGTGCGGCAGCGCTACGTCGACCTCATCGTGCGTCCGGAGGCCCGCACCATCGCACGTCAACGCGTGGCCGTCGTGCGTGCGCTCCGCAACGCGCTCGAGCGGCGCGGCTTCCTCGAACTCGAGACGCCGATGCTGCAGACCCTGGCCGGCGGTGCGGCGGCCCGGCCGTTCGTCACCCACTCCAATGCGCTCGATGTGGACCTATACCTGCGTATCGCGCCGGAGTTGTTCCTCAAGCGTGCCCTGGTCGGTGGTTTCGAGAAGGTCTTCGAGTTGAATCGCAACTTCCGAAACGAAGGTATCGATTCCACGCATTCTCCCGAATTCGCGATGCTGGAGACTTATCAGGCGTATGGCGACTACAACGATTCCGCGGTGGTGACGCGGGAACTAATTCAGGAAGTCGCCGACGAGGCGATCGGCACCCGTCAAGTGCCATTGGCCGATGGCACTGTCTACGACCTGGACGGTGAGTGGGAGTCGTTGGAAATGTACCCCTCGCTGTCCGCGGCGCTGGGTGAGGAGATCACCCCGCAGACCCCCGCCGACGAACTCTGGCGGATCGCCGACCGGCTCGGTGTGGAGATTCCCCGTGACCGCGGATACGGCCACGGGAAATTGATCGAGGAACTGTGGGAGCACACCGTCGGCGAGGATCTCTGGGCGCCGACCTTCGTGCGGGACTTCCCGGTGGAGACGACCCCGCTCACCCGGTCGCACCGCAGCGTTCCCGGCGTCACCGAGAAGTGGGATCTCTATGTCCGCAAGTTCGAGTTGGCGACCGGCTATTCCGAACTCATCGATCCGATAATTCAGCGCGAGCGATTCGAGGAGCAGGCGCGAGCGGCCGCTGCCGGTGACGACGAGGCAATGGTTCTCGACGACGATTTCCTGGCGGCATTGGAGTACGGCATGCCGCCGTCCACCGGTACCGGAATGGGCATCGACCGGTTGCTGATGGCGCTGACTGGACTGTCAATTAGAGAGACAATTCTCTTCCCGATTGTTCGGCGGCACGGCGGCTGAACTCCTGGGATAGGAGCGTCGTTGAATAGTGTAGGTTTATATGGCACATTGGAGGCCGAGAATCCGGTAGCCAAAACTATCCACCAAGCGCAGGTAGAAGGGTCAGTGTGAACTGATGGCGAAGAAAGTCACCGTCACGTTGGTCGATGATTTCGACGGTGAAGGTACCGCCGATGAAACGGTTGAATTCGGGCTCGACGGAGTCAGCTATGAGATCGACCTCTCCAGCAAGAATGCCAAGAAACTCCGCGAAGACCTGAA
Protein-coding sequences here:
- a CDS encoding type III pantothenate kinase — its product is MLLAIDVRNTHTTVGLISGSGDHAKVVQQWRIRTESEATADELALTIDGLIGEDSERLTGAVGLSTVPSVLHEVRLMLEQYWPSVPHVMIEPGVRTGIPLLVDNPKEVGADRIVNCLAAYHRFGTAAIVVDFGSSICVDVVSAKGEFLGGAIAPGVQVSSDAAAARSAALRRVELTRPRSVIGKNTVECMQSGALFGFAGLVDGLVNRIREDVAGFSGTDVAVVATGHTAPLVLPDVHTVAHYDRHLTLDGLRLVFERNRDGQRGRR
- a CDS encoding alanine racemase, whose translation is MRSPIDHGAVAALADQPLDWRYKGLPAEWWGATPAQICGDSPELFSAGVLGPVCVLRASALTHNLVTMARWCRRRGVELAPHAKTHLAPQLLARQLDAGAVAVTAATVSQVRILRAFGVRDVLLANEVVDRAGLVWLAREMAADPEFRVVCWVDSLRGVELMSAALADAVRPLDVCVEVGMAGGRTGCRTTAEVDAVARAVTASPRLRLVGVAGYEAACGQDVNAEALAVVTGYLTDVRAAVERLATAFETDDVLVTAGGSTYFDLVTDVLTGGWPAGLTVRTVLRSGCYLTHDDGLYARTSPLQRAGAGGLTAAMSVWAQVISRPEEELALVGMGRRDVSFDQGLPVPRLLPGSEVTRLNDQHAYLRLGAHDTGVRVGDWLEFGVSHPCTTFDKWPMIPVLDDGNRVVDLIRTYF
- the lysS gene encoding lysine--tRNA ligase — its product is MTPTGGDNTPENNAPDNDPDIPEQFRIRQAKRERLLAEGRDPYPVDVDRTHTLAEVRAAFPDLPVDSQTGEIVGVAGRVVFARNSGKLCFATLQEGDGTQLQAMISLAEVGQESLDSWKADVDLGDIVSVHGQVISSRRGELSVLADSWQIISKALRPLPVAHKEMSEEARVRQRYVDLIVRPEARTIARQRVAVVRALRNALERRGFLELETPMLQTLAGGAAARPFVTHSNALDVDLYLRIAPELFLKRALVGGFEKVFELNRNFRNEGIDSTHSPEFAMLETYQAYGDYNDSAVVTRELIQEVADEAIGTRQVPLADGTVYDLDGEWESLEMYPSLSAALGEEITPQTPADELWRIADRLGVEIPRDRGYGHGKLIEELWEHTVGEDLWAPTFVRDFPVETTPLTRSHRSVPGVTEKWDLYVRKFELATGYSELIDPIIQRERFEEQARAAAAGDDEAMVLDDDFLAALEYGMPPSTGTGMGIDRLLMALTGLSIRETILFPIVRRHGG